Proteins from a single region of Parasedimentitalea psychrophila:
- a CDS encoding GcvT family protein, translating into MSSFPTSAKAVIIGGGIVGCSTAYHLAKLGWTDVVLLERKKLTSGTTFHAAGLVGQLRSNANITQLLGYSVDLYKKLEEETGQATGWKMNGGLRLACNEERWTEVKRQATTAHSFGLEMELLTPSEAKELWPLMNIDDVIGAAYMPTDGQANPSDITLSLAKGARMAGATILEDTKVTKVVMDDGVIKGVMTEKGFIECEKVILCGGQWTREFAATVGVNVPLVPMEHQYMVTERIDGITSDLPTLRDPDRLTYYKEEVGGLVMGGYEANPIPWATKGIPKGFHYSLLDSNYDHFEPLMELALGRVPALETAGIRTLTNGPESFTPDGNFIIGEAPELKNFFVGAGFNAFGIAAGGGAGMALAEWVKNGEPPFDLWSADIRRFGRPHFDTDWVRTRTVEAYGKHYTMAWPFEENSSGRPCRKSPLYDTLKDKGACFGEKLGWERPNWFATEGMEAKDIYSFGRQNWFDTVGEEHKAGREAAVLFDQTSFAKFTLKGPDAEAALSWIAANDVKKPVGSLIYTQMLNDRGGIECDLTAVRVARDEYYIVTGTGYATHDFDWISRNIPKGMNAQLVDVTSAYSVLSLMGPKARDILATVTNSDVSNEAFKFGTAKTIGIAGCPVNALRVTYVGELGWELHLPVEYATTVYDALTEAGAEFGLRDAGYRAIESMRLEKGYRAWGSDIGSDHTPAEAGLAWAVKLKKNIDFKGRKAAEAQRDNGVKKILACFTTDPDVVLSGRETIYRDGKRVGWLSSGGFGYTVNKSIGYGYVRSNEVINADFIRAGSYELEVATKRVPCTVQLGPLYDPKMERVKR; encoded by the coding sequence ATGAGCTCCTTCCCAACCAGCGCAAAAGCGGTCATCATCGGCGGCGGAATCGTGGGCTGCTCTACGGCCTACCACCTAGCAAAACTTGGCTGGACCGACGTGGTTCTGCTGGAACGCAAGAAACTGACATCGGGCACCACCTTTCACGCGGCGGGGCTGGTTGGTCAGCTGCGATCAAACGCAAATATCACCCAGTTGTTGGGATATTCCGTTGATCTTTACAAAAAGCTGGAAGAGGAAACCGGTCAGGCAACGGGCTGGAAAATGAACGGCGGGCTGCGTCTGGCCTGCAACGAAGAACGCTGGACCGAGGTTAAGCGTCAGGCCACCACGGCGCATTCCTTTGGTCTCGAAATGGAGCTTTTAACCCCGTCCGAGGCGAAGGAGCTTTGGCCGCTGATGAACATCGATGATGTGATTGGCGCGGCCTACATGCCCACGGACGGTCAGGCCAATCCGTCGGATATTACCCTGTCCTTGGCCAAAGGCGCCCGGATGGCAGGAGCCACCATTTTGGAAGACACCAAGGTCACCAAGGTTGTGATGGACGATGGTGTCATCAAGGGTGTGATGACCGAAAAGGGCTTTATCGAGTGTGAAAAGGTCATTCTGTGTGGCGGCCAGTGGACGCGCGAATTTGCGGCTACTGTTGGCGTCAACGTGCCGTTGGTGCCGATGGAGCACCAGTATATGGTCACCGAACGGATCGACGGCATAACATCCGATCTTCCGACCCTGCGCGACCCTGATCGGCTGACTTATTACAAAGAGGAAGTTGGCGGTCTGGTCATGGGGGGCTATGAGGCAAATCCAATCCCCTGGGCCACGAAGGGCATTCCAAAGGGGTTCCATTATTCATTGTTGGACAGCAACTATGATCATTTTGAACCGCTGATGGAACTGGCACTAGGGCGTGTTCCGGCGCTTGAAACTGCTGGTATCAGGACGCTGACCAATGGCCCCGAAAGCTTTACCCCGGATGGTAACTTTATCATTGGCGAAGCGCCCGAGTTGAAGAACTTCTTTGTTGGCGCTGGCTTTAATGCTTTTGGCATCGCTGCCGGTGGTGGCGCCGGCATGGCGCTGGCCGAGTGGGTGAAAAATGGCGAGCCGCCGTTTGATTTGTGGTCGGCTGACATTCGCCGCTTTGGTCGGCCGCATTTTGACACCGATTGGGTGCGGACCCGGACAGTCGAGGCTTACGGCAAGCACTACACCATGGCCTGGCCGTTCGAAGAGAACAGCTCGGGCCGTCCGTGCCGCAAGTCACCGTTGTATGACACGCTGAAAGACAAGGGTGCTTGCTTTGGTGAGAAACTGGGTTGGGAGCGTCCCAACTGGTTTGCAACAGAGGGTATGGAAGCCAAAGACATCTATAGCTTTGGCCGTCAGAATTGGTTCGACACTGTTGGAGAAGAACATAAAGCTGGGCGCGAGGCAGCTGTCTTGTTTGACCAGACTTCGTTTGCCAAATTTACCCTCAAAGGCCCAGACGCCGAGGCCGCACTGAGCTGGATTGCTGCCAATGACGTGAAAAAACCGGTTGGATCGTTGATATACACTCAGATGCTGAACGATCGGGGCGGTATCGAGTGTGACCTGACCGCTGTGCGTGTGGCCAGAGACGAGTATTATATTGTCACCGGCACCGGCTATGCGACGCATGACTTTGACTGGATTTCGCGCAACATTCCCAAAGGCATGAATGCACAACTGGTTGACGTGACCTCGGCCTATTCGGTGTTGTCGCTGATGGGCCCCAAAGCGCGCGATATCCTTGCGACGGTGACCAACAGTGACGTCTCTAACGAAGCGTTCAAATTTGGCACTGCCAAGACAATTGGTATCGCAGGATGCCCGGTCAATGCTCTGCGTGTCACCTATGTGGGCGAGTTGGGCTGGGAACTGCATCTGCCGGTGGAATATGCCACAACCGTCTATGACGCTTTGACCGAGGCCGGCGCTGAATTTGGACTGAGAGATGCTGGATATCGAGCCATCGAAAGCATGCGTCTGGAAAAAGGCTACCGGGCCTGGGGGTCGGATATTGGTTCGGATCACACCCCGGCCGAGGCCGGGCTTGCTTGGGCGGTTAAGCTGAAGAAGAACATCGACTTCAAAGGTCGCAAAGCGGCGGAAGCGCAGCGCGACAACGGGGTGAAGAAGATACTTGCCTGCTTTACCACCGATCCTGATGTGGTGTTGTCGGGCCGTGAAACCATTTACCGCGATGGCAAACGGGTTGGCTGGCTGTCCAGCGGCGGATTTGGCTACACGGTCAATAAGTCGATCGGCTATGGCTATGTGCGCTCAAATGAAGTGATCAATGCCGACTTTATACGGGCCGGGTCTTATGAGCTGGAAGTTGCGACCAAACGGGTGCCCTGCACGGTTCAGCTCGGGCCGCTGTATGATCCAAAAATGGAACGGGTAAAGCGCTGA